In Microbacterium sp. AB, a single genomic region encodes these proteins:
- a CDS encoding LacI family DNA-binding transcriptional regulator produces MSAEAGAGRTAATLEQVAARAGVSRSTVSRVVNGGDRVSPEALAAVRRAIAELEYVPNRAARSLASRQTQALALVVPEDTTRFFGDPFFAAIVTGINNRLSRSDHMLNLIIASDDPGDKATTFLAGGNVDGALVVSHHTSDTYIDRISSSVPVVFGGRPARERVDDYFVDVDNVAGGRVATEYLLSRGHRRIGTITGPSDMPAGIDRLTGFRDALAEAGLDAGPVDDGDFTVAGGAAAMRRILARVDAGDAEWPDALFVASDLMARGAMEVLATAGRRVPRDLAIIGFDDSPVATTGVPALTTIRQPSLEQGEAMADVLLARLAGLDPPRVTILPADLVVRDSA; encoded by the coding sequence ATGAGCGCGGAAGCCGGCGCGGGGCGTACAGCGGCGACGCTGGAGCAGGTCGCCGCGCGCGCGGGCGTGTCGCGGTCGACCGTCTCGCGCGTCGTGAACGGCGGCGATCGGGTGAGCCCCGAGGCGCTCGCGGCGGTGCGGCGGGCGATCGCCGAGCTCGAGTACGTGCCCAACCGTGCGGCGCGGTCGCTCGCGAGCCGGCAGACGCAGGCGCTCGCCCTCGTCGTGCCCGAGGACACGACGCGCTTCTTCGGCGACCCGTTCTTCGCGGCCATCGTGACGGGCATCAACAACCGGCTGTCGCGCTCGGACCACATGCTGAACCTCATCATCGCGTCGGACGACCCGGGCGACAAGGCGACGACGTTCCTCGCAGGCGGCAACGTCGACGGCGCGCTCGTCGTCTCGCACCACACGAGCGACACCTACATCGACCGCATCTCCTCCTCGGTGCCGGTCGTCTTCGGCGGCCGGCCCGCGCGCGAGCGGGTCGACGACTACTTCGTCGACGTCGACAACGTGGCGGGCGGACGCGTCGCGACCGAGTACCTGCTGAGCCGCGGGCACCGCCGGATCGGCACGATCACGGGCCCGTCCGACATGCCGGCCGGAATCGACCGCCTCACGGGCTTCCGCGACGCGCTCGCGGAGGCGGGGCTCGACGCGGGCCCCGTCGACGACGGCGACTTCACCGTCGCAGGAGGGGCGGCCGCGATGCGGCGCATCCTCGCGCGCGTGGACGCGGGCGATGCCGAGTGGCCCGACGCGCTCTTCGTCGCGAGCGACCTCATGGCACGAGGCGCGATGGAGGTGCTCGCCACGGCGGGCAGGCGCGTGCCCCGCGACCTCGCGATCATCGGCTTCGACGACTCGCCCGTCGCGACGACCGGCGTCCCCGCGCTCACGACCATCCGCCAGCCCTCGCTCGAACAGGGCGAGGCGATGGCCGACGTCCTGCTCGCGCGTCTGGCGGGCCTGGATCCGCCGCGCGTGACCATCCTCCCCGCCGATCTCGTCGTCCGCGACAGCGCGTAG